The Vescimonas coprocola genome includes a window with the following:
- a CDS encoding FeoA family protein, with protein sequence MKTLREVKIGETVKVVKLHGEGPVKRRIMDMGITRGTEVFVRKVAPLGDPMEVTVRGYELSLRKADTEMIEVE encoded by the coding sequence AGATCGGCGAGACCGTCAAGGTGGTAAAGCTCCACGGCGAGGGCCCTGTCAAGCGCCGCATCATGGACATGGGCATCACCCGCGGCACCGAGGTATTCGTCCGCAAGGTAGCCCCTCTGGGCGATCCCATGGAGGTCACCGTCCGTGGCTATGAGCTGAGCCTGCGAAAGGCCGACACCGAGATGATCGAGGTCGAGTAA